The proteins below are encoded in one region of Pontibacter deserti:
- a CDS encoding endonuclease MutS2, with product MIYPENFEIKIGFAQVREMLAELCLSPLGRQFVNRMQFLNRHDLVQRLLQQTNEFKQLLESEAEIPLSHYFDVTAYLDRAAIPGTFLDVSQFFEIKMSLRTIRDSQRFISGTEEGKFEALKALGADVTVERSLIAALDKVVDDAGAVRDDATPELQRLKRDLIAQQAILRKTISSIIRHAKNEGWTPGDVEPTIRGGRLVIPVIAEHKRRIKGLIHDESNTGQTVYIEPESIFELNNDIKDLENAYHRELIRILTGLTNTLRHHIPELRKAYQYLGLLDFIRAKAAFARRVEATMPQLHKFPHISWKQAIHPLLYLSHRQLGKPTVPMDLELTRDQRILLISGPNAGGKSVSLKTVGLVQYMLQTGMLIPVEEGSEAGIFHDIFIDIGDEQSIENDLSTYSSHLTNMKKFVTVADNKSLVLIDEFGTGTEPVLGGAIAEAVLQTLNNSKVYGVITTHYTNLKNFAEKTPGIVNGAMRYDHKHLQPLYQLEIGKPGSSFAIEIARKIGLPKAIVDKASSLVGKDKIRYDRLLEELETEKQELEKKLAEATKLEQKLKRNVKEYNDLKNFLEESKQDVMREAKGKAKLLLKDANQKIEATIQQIKQSQAEKEKTKEARRDLETFANEQVRKEEPRPAHKRLTTGGPLKEGDNVALVGQDSVGQIVSVKGKTAEVMFGGLKTIVKIDNLERVDAQAAKQKKAAAKAEEGYTRGMNITQRMADFGSTLDIRGEYAEDALNKVMNFTDEAIMLGIPEIKIIHGRGNGILRQVVRDYLYSVPEVASLGSEAEERGGDGATLAVLK from the coding sequence TTGATCTATCCAGAAAATTTTGAAATAAAGATTGGGTTTGCACAAGTGCGCGAAATGCTGGCTGAGCTTTGCTTAAGTCCGCTGGGCCGCCAGTTCGTAAACCGCATGCAGTTTCTGAACCGCCACGACCTGGTACAGCGACTGTTACAACAAACAAACGAATTTAAACAACTGCTGGAATCCGAAGCCGAGATTCCGCTGAGCCATTACTTCGACGTAACTGCCTACCTTGACCGGGCTGCCATTCCTGGTACATTCCTGGATGTGAGTCAGTTCTTCGAGATCAAGATGTCGTTGCGTACCATCCGCGATTCGCAACGCTTTATTTCGGGTACAGAAGAAGGGAAATTTGAAGCCTTGAAAGCTCTGGGTGCCGACGTAACGGTAGAACGCTCACTGATTGCTGCGTTAGATAAAGTGGTAGACGATGCCGGAGCCGTGCGCGACGATGCCACGCCGGAACTACAGCGTCTGAAACGCGACCTGATCGCACAGCAGGCTATACTTCGCAAAACGATCAGCTCCATTATCCGCCACGCCAAAAACGAAGGCTGGACGCCCGGCGATGTGGAGCCAACGATACGTGGCGGCCGTTTGGTTATACCTGTTATTGCCGAGCACAAACGCCGTATCAAAGGTCTGATACATGATGAGTCGAATACAGGGCAAACGGTTTACATTGAGCCGGAATCTATCTTTGAACTTAACAACGATATCAAGGATCTGGAGAATGCGTATCACCGTGAGCTCATTCGTATTTTAACTGGCCTTACCAATACGTTGCGTCACCACATACCGGAGTTGCGCAAGGCATACCAGTACCTGGGTCTGCTGGACTTTATCCGTGCCAAGGCGGCATTTGCGCGTAGGGTAGAGGCCACAATGCCACAACTGCACAAGTTCCCGCACATCAGTTGGAAACAAGCCATTCATCCGTTGCTATACTTGTCGCACCGCCAGCTGGGTAAGCCAACTGTGCCAATGGACCTGGAACTCACCCGTGACCAGCGTATCCTGTTGATCTCTGGTCCGAACGCAGGTGGTAAATCGGTGAGCTTAAAAACAGTAGGCCTGGTGCAGTATATGCTGCAAACGGGTATGCTGATACCTGTAGAAGAAGGCTCTGAGGCTGGTATCTTCCACGACATCTTTATCGACATCGGGGATGAGCAGTCTATTGAAAACGACCTGAGTACTTATAGTTCGCACCTCACCAACATGAAGAAATTTGTGACGGTGGCGGATAACAAGAGTTTAGTGCTGATCGACGAATTTGGTACAGGTACAGAGCCAGTGCTGGGTGGTGCCATTGCCGAAGCTGTGTTACAAACGCTTAATAACAGTAAAGTATACGGTGTGATAACCACGCACTATACTAACCTGAAAAACTTTGCCGAGAAAACGCCGGGTATTGTGAACGGTGCCATGCGCTACGACCATAAGCACCTGCAGCCGCTTTACCAACTGGAGATTGGTAAGCCAGGTTCGTCTTTTGCTATCGAAATTGCTCGTAAAATTGGTTTGCCAAAAGCTATAGTTGACAAAGCCAGTAGCTTGGTAGGTAAAGACAAGATCCGATACGACCGCCTGCTGGAAGAACTGGAAACTGAAAAGCAGGAACTGGAGAAGAAACTTGCCGAAGCTACCAAACTGGAGCAGAAGTTGAAGCGCAATGTAAAAGAGTATAACGACCTGAAGAACTTCCTGGAGGAGAGCAAGCAGGACGTGATGCGTGAAGCCAAGGGCAAAGCGAAGCTGTTGCTGAAGGATGCCAACCAGAAAATAGAAGCAACTATACAGCAGATAAAGCAGAGCCAGGCCGAAAAGGAAAAGACCAAGGAAGCACGCCGCGACCTCGAAACATTTGCCAACGAGCAGGTGCGCAAAGAAGAGCCGCGCCCGGCACATAAACGCCTTACAACGGGTGGCCCATTAAAAGAAGGAGACAATGTAGCCTTAGTGGGCCAGGATTCGGTAGGGCAGATCGTAAGTGTAAAAGGTAAGACTGCCGAGGTAATGTTTGGTGGCTTGAAGACTATAGTTAAGATTGATAACCTGGAGCGTGTAGATGCGCAGGCCGCGAAGCAGAAGAAAGCAGCTGCCAAAGCCGAAGAAGGCTATACCCGCGGCATGAACATTACCCAACGCATGGCTGATTTTGGAAGTACCTTGGATATTCGTGGAGAGTATGCAGAAGATGCGCTTAATAAAGTGATGAACTTTACCGACGAGGCGATAATGCTGGGCATTCCGGAAATCAAGATCATACATGGCCGTGGCAACGGTATACTGCGTCAGGTAGTGCGTGATTACCTTTACTCGGTGCCGGAAGTAGCCAGCCTGGGCAGCGAAGCTGAAGAACGAGGCGGCGATGGTGCTACACTGGCAGTATTGAAGTAA
- a CDS encoding sulfurtransferase yields MVPIIKPQELTAIYPDKNLVLIDARTGKDALAKYKAEHLAGALYVDLETDLAQKTADPAEGGRHPLPPIADFATLLGKLGITPESHVVVYDDKNGANAAARFWWMLRAIGHERVQVLDGGYNAAIQADIPTSSGSEKPAILSAYPHSKWLLPTATITEVEQLAQNPDYLVIDVREAARFKGETEPIDLVAGHIPGAVNIPFSTNLTGSGALLTPEELKAKYTSALGNRNPENIIVHCGSGVTACHTLLAMDYAGLGIPKLYVGSWSEWSRSDRPIATGG; encoded by the coding sequence ATGGTCCCAATCATTAAACCGCAGGAGCTAACTGCCATTTACCCGGACAAAAACCTGGTATTGATAGATGCTCGAACCGGAAAAGATGCTTTGGCAAAGTATAAAGCTGAACACCTGGCTGGCGCACTATATGTCGACCTTGAAACAGATTTAGCTCAGAAAACAGCAGACCCAGCAGAAGGTGGCAGGCACCCTTTACCTCCTATTGCAGATTTTGCGACGCTACTCGGCAAGTTGGGCATTACTCCGGAGAGCCATGTAGTGGTTTACGACGATAAGAACGGGGCAAACGCAGCTGCGCGTTTTTGGTGGATGTTACGGGCTATAGGACATGAACGGGTGCAGGTACTGGATGGAGGCTACAATGCAGCAATTCAGGCTGACATTCCTACCAGTTCAGGTTCAGAAAAACCAGCTATACTTTCGGCTTACCCACACAGCAAATGGCTGCTGCCAACTGCAACTATCACTGAAGTGGAGCAATTAGCGCAGAATCCAGACTATTTAGTGATTGATGTACGGGAAGCGGCACGTTTTAAAGGCGAAACAGAACCTATCGATCTGGTTGCCGGGCACATACCGGGTGCGGTAAACATTCCGTTTAGTACAAACCTTACTGGTTCTGGTGCCTTACTTACTCCCGAAGAACTAAAAGCAAAGTATACTTCAGCACTTGGTAACCGAAACCCTGAAAACATTATTGTGCATTGCGGCTCCGGTGTTACTGCCTGCCATACCTTATTAGCCATGGATTATGCCGGCTTGGGAATACCTAAATTATACGTAGGCTCCTGGAGCGAATGGTCGAGAAGTGACCGCCCGATAGCCACTGGTGGTTGA
- a CDS encoding CPBP family intramembrane glutamic endopeptidase — protein sequence MKNKIVLIFWISGFILLNLYANLVPKLFQLSPLPWLGWAVGFFVVAFLLGRYVLRLKGLQSLGMQLHQGWGRNLLIGFILGFGIWSLKNLVFYSMGKFEVTGMMKASYIYPMLAQALLGMFFASAINDLMIRGYSFAFCKKENLLRWYLLLATVLYALDDSWNEGIDVMNLVFSAVLGISLAYTVLKTGSIWMTIGIHWGSNVMYRMMSGFDGQGIWKVENVTEGVQYEYISLLVTAHLFPVLYLLLRNRKTNATIPENQPIATSQFA from the coding sequence ATGAAAAATAAGATTGTCCTTATATTTTGGATATCCGGGTTCATACTTCTGAACCTATACGCCAACTTGGTCCCGAAACTGTTTCAACTGAGTCCGTTGCCCTGGCTGGGCTGGGCGGTCGGTTTCTTTGTAGTGGCTTTTCTGCTGGGCAGGTATGTACTCCGGCTTAAAGGGCTGCAATCGCTTGGGATGCAGTTGCACCAAGGCTGGGGCAGGAATCTGCTGATCGGTTTTATACTTGGCTTTGGCATCTGGAGCCTTAAAAACCTGGTGTTTTATAGTATGGGTAAGTTTGAAGTAACAGGTATGATGAAGGCCAGCTACATTTACCCAATGCTTGCGCAGGCACTGCTCGGGATGTTCTTTGCCTCTGCTATTAATGACCTGATGATCCGGGGATACAGCTTTGCTTTCTGTAAAAAAGAGAACCTATTGCGCTGGTACCTACTACTTGCCACAGTGCTTTATGCTTTAGACGACTCCTGGAACGAAGGAATAGATGTGATGAACCTGGTTTTTTCAGCTGTGTTGGGCATTTCGCTGGCTTATACGGTGCTGAAGACCGGCTCTATCTGGATGACGATTGGCATACACTGGGGTAGTAACGTGATGTATCGCATGATGTCTGGTTTTGACGGGCAGGGGATATGGAAGGTAGAGAACGTAACCGAGGGAGTGCAATATGAATACATCAGCCTGCTGGTTACAGCGCACCTGTTCCCGGTTTTATACTTGCTGCTCCGAAACAGGAAGACCAACGCAACTATACCTGAAAATCAGCCTATAGCTACATCACAATTTGCTTAA
- a CDS encoding lipocalin-like domain-containing protein, giving the protein MNRYQLRYFLLAILFPLFLVSCGDDDDDDVSPNIAQLTAGEWTGDAIIVDGEDITDELLEEEEPFDFRQYTSQFERAGTYNESYQGRTVAEGDWEYQNNDRIIVFDEGTSREYYVVIAKLDDDELFYVQDGVEYRFVR; this is encoded by the coding sequence ATGAACAGATATCAATTACGTTACTTTCTGTTAGCCATTCTGTTTCCGCTATTTCTGGTAAGTTGTGGAGACGATGATGACGATGATGTTTCACCAAATATAGCACAGCTAACTGCTGGAGAATGGACAGGGGACGCCATAATAGTTGACGGGGAAGATATTACAGATGAGTTATTAGAAGAAGAAGAGCCTTTTGATTTCAGGCAGTATACATCTCAATTTGAAAGAGCTGGCACTTATAATGAAAGTTATCAGGGTAGAACAGTAGCAGAAGGAGATTGGGAATACCAAAATAATGATAGAATAATCGTGTTTGACGAAGGGACTAGTAGAGAATATTATGTTGTTATCGCGAAGTTAGATGACGATGAACTCTTTTATGTTCAGGATGGTGTAGAATACAGATTTGTAAGGTAA
- a CDS encoding cupin domain-containing protein: MEANIAQTKQATPTATQQGGDMGKKPWVIDIEQATLNNPNYRQVQWTGEHLQMVLMSLKPGEEIDLELHGDVDQFLRIEQGQAQVRMGKSKDKLSFDKKVSENWAILIPSGHWHHIKNIGKEELKLYTIYAPAQHPAGTIHKTYKEAKEHD, encoded by the coding sequence ATGGAAGCAAACATCGCCCAAACAAAGCAAGCTACTCCAACAGCAACGCAGCAAGGTGGAGATATGGGGAAAAAGCCCTGGGTGATTGACATAGAACAGGCAACGTTAAACAACCCGAACTACCGCCAGGTACAGTGGACAGGCGAACACTTGCAAATGGTGCTTATGTCGCTTAAGCCAGGTGAGGAAATAGATCTGGAGTTACATGGAGATGTGGACCAGTTTCTACGGATTGAGCAAGGCCAGGCGCAGGTACGCATGGGAAAGTCAAAAGATAAACTTAGCTTTGACAAAAAGGTGTCTGAGAACTGGGCAATACTTATCCCCTCCGGCCATTGGCATCATATAAAGAACATAGGCAAGGAGGAGCTCAAATTATACACCATCTATGCTCCTGCACAGCACCCGGCAGGCACGATACACAAGACATACAAAGAAGCTAAGGAACACGATTAA
- a CDS encoding thiol-disulfide oxidoreductase DCC family protein translates to MVTDREKLQDKSIVFYDGSCGFCQVSVQLVLKYNKHQDLYFSSLQSGVLEQIVPLNQVPDPLPDAVLFYEHGKLYAASDAALQIARHLNFPLSILSYFRFIPVSFRDKVYSFVAKHRYKIAGRQDSCILPAPEQRARFIG, encoded by the coding sequence ATGGTAACTGACCGGGAAAAGCTGCAGGATAAATCCATCGTGTTTTATGATGGCTCCTGTGGCTTTTGCCAGGTCAGCGTACAATTGGTTTTAAAGTATAACAAGCATCAGGATTTATACTTCTCATCGCTGCAAAGTGGAGTATTAGAGCAGATAGTGCCGCTAAATCAAGTACCTGATCCTTTGCCCGATGCAGTTTTGTTTTATGAACATGGTAAACTATACGCAGCCTCCGATGCAGCCCTCCAAATTGCCCGTCATCTTAACTTTCCGCTTTCTATACTTTCCTATTTCAGGTTTATTCCAGTATCTTTCCGCGATAAAGTGTATAGCTTTGTAGCTAAGCACCGCTATAAAATTGCCGGCCGGCAGGATTCCTGTATACTTCCGGCACCTGAGCAGCGGGCACGGTTTATAGGTTAA
- the fabD gene encoding ACP S-malonyltransferase: MKKAYVFPGQGSQFVGMGKDLYEQHEEAKRLFDKANEILGFNITEIMFNGTDEELKQTKVTQPAIFLHSVAQAAVAKDFAPDMVAGHSLGEFSALVASKVLSFEDGLRLVSKRALAMQAACEANPSTMAAILGLEDEKVEEVCASIEGEVVVAANYNCPGQLVISGSNKGIEIACEKMKEAGAKRALPLPVGGAFHSPLMKPAEEELAKAINETTFSKGICPVYQNVDAKLHTDPAEIKENLIKQLTAPVRWTQSVQQMVADGATHFIECGPGKVLQGLVKKIERTAEVSSVE; the protein is encoded by the coding sequence ATGAAGAAAGCATACGTTTTCCCGGGACAGGGTTCTCAATTTGTAGGTATGGGCAAGGACCTGTACGAGCAGCACGAAGAAGCAAAGAGACTGTTTGATAAGGCAAATGAGATACTGGGATTCAATATCACCGAGATCATGTTTAACGGTACCGACGAAGAGCTGAAGCAAACTAAAGTAACACAACCAGCTATTTTCCTTCACTCGGTAGCGCAGGCGGCAGTTGCCAAAGATTTTGCTCCGGATATGGTAGCCGGTCACTCGCTGGGTGAGTTCTCTGCACTGGTGGCGAGTAAGGTTCTGAGCTTTGAAGATGGCCTTAGACTAGTTTCTAAAAGAGCGTTGGCCATGCAGGCTGCCTGCGAAGCAAACCCATCAACTATGGCAGCTATACTTGGCCTGGAAGATGAGAAAGTAGAAGAGGTTTGTGCATCTATAGAAGGCGAAGTAGTGGTTGCAGCCAATTATAACTGCCCGGGCCAATTGGTAATTTCAGGATCAAACAAAGGTATCGAGATTGCCTGCGAAAAGATGAAAGAAGCCGGTGCCAAGCGTGCCTTGCCATTACCGGTAGGTGGCGCTTTCCATTCGCCGCTGATGAAGCCGGCTGAAGAAGAACTGGCAAAAGCTATCAACGAAACTACATTTAGCAAAGGTATATGCCCGGTTTACCAGAACGTGGATGCCAAACTACATACCGACCCGGCAGAGATCAAAGAAAACCTGATAAAGCAATTAACAGCGCCGGTTCGCTGGACACAGTCGGTGCAGCAGATGGTGGCCGATGGTGCTACGCACTTTATCGAGTGTGGTCCGGGCAAAGTGTTACAAGGCTTGGTTAAGAAGATCGAACGTACAGCTGAAGTTAGCTCAGTAGAGTAA
- a CDS encoding YhcH/YjgK/YiaL family protein → MVLDKLTNADRYVCMHPLFAQAFKFLQETDLATIETGVLEIEGRKLFAIVSEAAGVTKDNYKLEVHRKYIDIQYVISGTDHMGWKDLALCDEPNDPYNEEREAAFFPDRTDNWFDVPAGSFTIFYPDDAHAAMVTGEHVVRKVVLKIAVENK, encoded by the coding sequence ATGGTTCTCGATAAACTCACCAATGCCGACCGATACGTTTGTATGCACCCGCTTTTTGCACAGGCTTTTAAATTTTTACAGGAAACTGATCTGGCAACTATAGAAACCGGTGTTTTGGAGATTGAAGGCAGAAAGCTTTTCGCCATAGTTTCGGAAGCGGCCGGCGTAACCAAAGACAACTATAAACTGGAAGTGCACCGCAAGTATATTGATATTCAGTACGTGATTTCAGGTACCGACCACATGGGCTGGAAAGACCTGGCACTTTGCGATGAACCCAACGACCCTTACAACGAGGAACGCGAAGCCGCTTTCTTCCCGGACAGAACTGATAACTGGTTTGATGTGCCGGCAGGCTCTTTCACTATTTTTTACCCAGATGATGCACATGCAGCTATGGTAACCGGTGAGCACGTGGTAAGAAAAGTGGTGTTAAAGATTGCAGTAGAAAATAAATAA
- a CDS encoding tetratricopeptide repeat protein translates to MKNIAFYSCLILLPIVQVLRAQDISGSNLLLLLLLSVLFIYFAVQAAKEIIHRKVSISNVSIYTLLLLSTITLFAKYFGRTFWDYPSFLIIPSFIIFFIYFIRKKDEPVKLKAVTSVYMLFMVPLFLLIYGGALGDHVPSWWYQRYQVGESSAVELPYSFEYAEAENLSVQGFELRKQEKYEEAILVYKHALQIEPKNPRLYFDLSTCYAYTNQLGKAVSMLNTAIKLDSAFAPFYNNRGLLHYQLYQNKLAIRDYKAAIALDSTEGTYYANLALAQNDQGLISEACVSVQKATVLGTDVDNYDQLKKIINNCHQQKL, encoded by the coding sequence TTGAAAAACATAGCATTCTACTCTTGCCTGATTTTGTTGCCCATAGTACAAGTTCTAAGAGCGCAGGACATAAGTGGCAGTAATTTGCTCCTCTTGTTACTATTGAGTGTCTTGTTCATATACTTCGCAGTACAGGCTGCTAAAGAGATCATTCATAGGAAAGTTAGTATCAGCAATGTTTCGATTTATACTTTACTGCTCCTATCAACTATCACGCTTTTTGCAAAGTACTTCGGAAGAACTTTCTGGGACTACCCTTCTTTTCTGATAATACCTTCCTTTATCATTTTCTTTATCTACTTTATAAGGAAGAAAGATGAGCCTGTCAAACTCAAAGCGGTAACATCAGTTTACATGTTGTTCATGGTCCCTTTATTTCTCCTTATCTATGGAGGGGCGTTAGGCGATCACGTCCCCAGTTGGTGGTATCAGCGTTACCAGGTAGGCGAATCAAGTGCTGTGGAATTGCCCTATAGTTTTGAATATGCTGAGGCTGAGAATCTGAGCGTACAGGGATTCGAACTCAGAAAGCAGGAGAAGTATGAAGAAGCAATTCTTGTTTACAAACATGCTTTACAGATAGAGCCAAAGAACCCAAGATTGTATTTTGATCTGTCTACGTGCTACGCCTACACTAACCAGTTGGGGAAAGCTGTATCTATGCTAAACACGGCCATCAAGTTAGATAGCGCTTTCGCACCTTTTTACAACAACAGAGGATTGTTGCATTACCAACTCTACCAGAACAAATTAGCTATCAGGGACTATAAAGCCGCTATTGCTTTAGATTCAACGGAAGGCACATATTATGCTAATCTCGCACTGGCACAAAATGATCAAGGGCTTATATCTGAGGCATGTGTGTCAGTCCAAAAGGCAACAGTCTTAGGTACAGACGTTGATAATTATGATCAGCTAAAGAAAATAATTAACAACTGCCACCAACAAAAACTATAG